In the Gopherus flavomarginatus isolate rGopFla2 chromosome 6, rGopFla2.mat.asm, whole genome shotgun sequence genome, one interval contains:
- the TAMM41 gene encoding phosphatidate cytidylyltransferase, mitochondrial isoform X2 — protein sequence MALPALSGSGVQFRRILAHFPQELSLAFAYGSGVFRQTGATPSQSVHNMLDFVFAVDDSVTWHMMNLLKNRSHYSFLKLFGPKHISNIQSCGAGIYYNTLVQCNGRMIKYGVIGTDALIEDLFHWKTLYVAGRLQKPVKILTQNENGKLQAALLSNLKSAVTAAFLMLPESFSEEDLYMQIAGLSYCGDFRMIIGEDRSKVLNIVKPNVPHFQKLYSNILQECPQVVYKHQLGRLEIDKSPEGQFMQLMALPRTLQQKITSFVDPPGKNRDVEEVLLKVAHDPDCGLVVHQGISGIVRSSSLIQSSKTILTAGFKKSVTYSMKKMYKMTKGCLRKTS from the exons ATGGCGCTGCCGGCGCTGTCCGGCTCGGGGGTGCAGTTCCGGAGGATCCTGGCTCACTTCCCCCAGGAGCTCAGCCTGGCCTTCGCCTATGGGTCCGGGGTCTTCCGGCAGACGGGggccacccccagccagagcgtG CACAATATGCTGGACTTCGTGTTTGCTGTAGATGATTCTGTGACTTGGCATATGATGAACCTGTTAAAGAATAGGAGTCATTATTCCTTCCTAAAACTTTTTGGGCCAAAGCACATCAGTAATATACAGAGCTGTGGAGCAGGGATTTACTACAATACTTTAGTGCAATGTAATGGTAGG atgATAAAATATGGCGTAATTGGCACTGATGCCCTGATTGAAGATCTGTTTCACTGGAAAACTCTCTATGTTGCCGGACGTCTGCAAAAGCCG gtgaaaataCTGACACAGAATGAAAATGGCAAGCTGCAGGCTGCCCTGCTTAGCAATCTGAAGAgtgcagtcacagcagcctttctCATGTTGCCAGAAAGTTTCTCTGAAGAAGACCTTTATATGCAGATTGCAGGACTCTCCTACTGTG GTGATTTCAGAATGATAATTGGAGAAGACAGGTCAAAGGTGCTAAACATAGTGAAACCGAATGTGCCTCATTTTCAGAAGCTCTACAGTAACATATTACAGGAGTGCCCTCAAGTGGTGTATAAGCACCAGCTGGGCAGGCTAGAG ATCGATAAAAGTCCAGAAGGTCAATTCATGCAGCTAATGGCTTTGCCGAGGACTCTTCAACAAAAGATAACTTCTTTTGTGGACCCTCCTGGGAAGAACAGAGATGTGGAAGAGGTTTTACTGAAAGTGGCCCATGACCCTGACTGTGGATTAGTGGTACATCAGG GCATATCAGGAATTGTGAGATCTTCCAGTCTAATACAGAGTTCTAAAACCATACTAACAGCTG